Within the Chitinispirillales bacterium genome, the region ACGATAAACGGAAATTTGAAGATTTTCGAAAAAAATACATTAAACAATCGGAAAAAATATACTATTCTTATGATGAATTAAAAAGAAATCCGCCACAAGCAGATGTATATATTGTTGGCTCCGACCAAATATGGAATCCTGATGCTTTCCTTTCAAAAGAAAAACCGATGAGAGCGTATTTTCTTGATTTTGGCAGTCCTCTGACAAAGCGAATTTCGTATGCGCCAAGTTTTTGTCAAGAAAAATTGAGTGATGAAATAATAAATATGATAACACCGTTATTACAGAAATTTAGCTATGTGTCGGTAAGAGAAAAACCAGGTATAAATATATGCAAATCATGCGGTATTGACAATGTCGAATGGGTTCCTGACCCGACCATGCTGTTAAATGCGGATGCGTACCGCGCATTATATAGAAACGAAGTATTGGAAAAAACAAATAAACGTTATTGCTTTTTTTATTATTTAAACAATTGTTGTGATTTTTCATTTAAAACCATATATGATTGGGCAAAAAAGAAAAATCTTGAAATTGTATATGTTTCTGCAAATTTAAAAATTGACAAGTATAAAAAAACTTATGCAACAATTCCGGAATGGATTTATTTGTTGGAACATGCAGAATATGTTATAACAAACTCTTATCATTGTGCGGTTTTTTCTTTGCTGTTTGAAAAAAAATTTGGAATTATTTCTCTTTCGGGAGAACTTGTACGTCTGAACGACAGATTAAATTCATTGTTTGAGCAATTTCAATTGGAAAAAAGGTTTTTAGATTCTAATTTTTCCGTTTTGGACAAAGAAATAAATTGGCAGTTTATTTCTGAAAAATTTCAAATTTTACGAGACAGCTGCAGGCTAGCCGATTTTATTTGAATAATATAATTTAGGGGAAATAAAATGAAAATACTCATAATTAACACATTAGACATTTACGGCGGAGCTGCAATAGCGGCGTTTCGTCTTCATGAAGCATTATTACAAAACGGCGTTGATTCGACAATGTTAGTCCGTGAAAAAAAAAGCGATGTAAATACGATTATTACTTTGCAGAACAAAAATTTGCGGGAAAAAATTATCGGTAAGTTAAGCAAAATTATAGGAATAACTTTAGAAGGATTGTTTCTTATTAAATACAGAAAAACTATTACGAAAAATTTTGGTTCGTTTTCGCAACAAATTGTCTCAAACAGAAATCTAGTTAAAACAATAAATGCTATAAACCCCGACATTGTTCATTTACATTGGATTTGCTACGGATTTTTATCAATAGAAGATATTGCGAAGATTAAATCGCCAATAGTTTGGTCTCTTCACGATATGTGGGCTTTTACCGGGGGATGTCACGTTGTTGCAGAACAAGTTCCGCAACATAGTGACAAAGGGATGTCACGTTGTTGCTACGACATAGACAAAATGTGCAATAAGTATGTTGAAAATTGCGGTAATTGCGGCGTGTTAAGAAGCGTTAAGAAAAAGGATTTAAGTTTCAGAATCTTGCAGAGAAAAAAGAGAGTTTTTGCAAGAATAAAATCAATGACAATAGTAGGAGTCAGCAAATGGATGACAGATTGTGCAAAAAAAAGTGCGGTGTTTTCAAATAGAAGAGTTGTTTGTTTGCCAAATCCTATAAACACAAACGTTTTTAAGCAGATGGATAAAATTCAAGCGCGAAAATTGTGGAATTTGCCGATAGGCAAAAAATTGATATTATTCGGAGCGGTTTCGGCAACTTCTACGCCGTATAAAGGTTATGATTTGTTGATAGAGGCGTTGAATAAAATTTCTTCACCCGATATTGAATTTGTTGTTTTCGGTTCAAGTGAGCCGAAAGATTCGCCAAAATTACCTCACAAAATTTATTATTTGGGACATCTTAACGATGCGGAAAGTTTAGTCGCTTTATATAGCGCTTGCGATGTAATGGTACATCCGAGTATGCGTGAAGCGTTTGGGCAGACAGCGTCGGAATCTTTGTCTTGCGGGACGCCTGTTGTCGCTTTTGGACATAGTGGGTTGTTAGATGTTATTGAGCATAAGGAAAACGGCTATTTGGCGCAGCCGTTTGACACATCCGATCTCGCAAAAGGTATTGATTGGGCGTTGAATGCTGAAAATTATGACGACCTTTGCAAAAACGCCCGCGAAAAAGTATTGCGTGAGTTTAACTACGGAGTTGTTGCAAAAAAATATATTGAGTTGTATAAAGAGGTGTTGAAAGAATAGGTTTTTATGGTTTTACCGTTAGATAAATAGTATTTTCTCCTTTGTATATATTAGGGAGATAATATTGTTTGAAAATTCTCAGAATCTTTTGAATCAAATAAAACTCGGAGAAGACGCTACTCTTGAATTTAAGTGTTTGGAATTTTCGGGCGCTTCGGTTTGTGCCCCGCATCGCAATTCAATGTCAGACGAATTAGCGGCGATGGCAAACACAAAAGGCGGCGTATTTATTATTCTTATAGACGATAAAACGCGCAGAATAATCGGCATCCCCACAGAAAAATTAGATATTGCCGAAGAGTGGCTGCGAAATATCGCAAACGATTTGATAAATCCTCCGCTTGCCCGTTTGCCTGTGAATGTCGAACTCGTTGACGGTAAAAGAGGTTTCATTATGGATAAACGAGGAGACGGCGTGCCGATAATATATTCCGAAAGCGTTCGTGTTTCCGGCAGAAAGCCGATATATGAATTGATTGACGATACCGAATTAAAACTTACTGTTTTTGCCGGAAAACCGAATGTATAGACTACGTGATAATAATGGAGTCTTTAAACGATATTGACAAACCTTGTTAGGATAGCGAAAACAGTTTTTGAGCAGCCATATAAAAATATTGAATATATCATAATCAATAAGGGGAGTTCTGATGGAACGATTGGATTTATTAAAGATAATTAGAAATCGCTTGCAAAAAATGTTGAATTTGATTTTGCCGCGTACAATTGATAGTCATATTACTTTTTTCAAAAAAGAGAACTTATGCGAAAATAAAAAGAACATGACTATATCCATAGTCACACCTTGCTATAATTCAGGGAAATATTTGGAAGAGACTATATTATCGGTTTTACAGCAGAATTATCCAAATTTAGAATACATTATCATAGATGGCGGAAGTACAGACAATTCTTTGGATATAATAAAAAAATACCAAGACAAGTTGACGTATTGGGTATCGGAAAAAGATAACGGAATGTATGATGCTATCCAAAAAGGATTTGAAAAATCAACAGGTGAAATAATGGCTTGGATAAATGCCGATGATATGTACCATAAAAATTCGTTCTATATCGTTTCAGAGATTTTTTCCAAATATCAAAATGTCGATTGGTTAGTTGGGGCTATGGTAACTTTTGACGAATGTAGTAGAGGGGTGGGCGTAACCCGTTCTAAAAAATTTACAAAATATGATTTTTTGTCGGGTGATTTTAAGTGGATTCAACAAGAATCATGCTTCTTTCGTAGATGTCTGTGGAAAAAAGCGGGAGGGTATGTCGACTGTTCATTGCGCTATGCCGGGGATTTTGAACTGTGGTTACGGTTTTTTAGACATGGACGCTTATATGTTGTTGATGCGTTGCTTGGCGGTTTTAGAATGAGGACTTCAAACCAAC harbors:
- a CDS encoding polysaccharide pyruvyl transferase family protein translates to MEMKIGIMTFWWSKDNYGQLLQCYALQKYLQDMGHDAYLIRYLTDYDNIMKKTPFAPVPYIKKMLKALNPIKLYNYLCYKIKSMAVVRENRINDKRKFEDFRKKYIKQSEKIYYSYDELKRNPPQADVYIVGSDQIWNPDAFLSKEKPMRAYFLDFGSPLTKRISYAPSFCQEKLSDEIINMITPLLQKFSYVSVREKPGINICKSCGIDNVEWVPDPTMLLNADAYRALYRNEVLEKTNKRYCFFYYLNNCCDFSFKTIYDWAKKKNLEIVYVSANLKIDKYKKTYATIPEWIYLLEHAEYVITNSYHCAVFSLLFEKKFGIISLSGELVRLNDRLNSLFEQFQLEKRFLDSNFSVLDKEINWQFISEKFQILRDSCRLADFI
- a CDS encoding glycosyltransferase family 4 protein; this encodes MKILIINTLDIYGGAAIAAFRLHEALLQNGVDSTMLVREKKSDVNTIITLQNKNLREKIIGKLSKIIGITLEGLFLIKYRKTITKNFGSFSQQIVSNRNLVKTINAINPDIVHLHWICYGFLSIEDIAKIKSPIVWSLHDMWAFTGGCHVVAEQVPQHSDKGMSRCCYDIDKMCNKYVENCGNCGVLRSVKKKDLSFRILQRKKRVFARIKSMTIVGVSKWMTDCAKKSAVFSNRRVVCLPNPINTNVFKQMDKIQARKLWNLPIGKKLILFGAVSATSTPYKGYDLLIEALNKISSPDIEFVVFGSSEPKDSPKLPHKIYYLGHLNDAESLVALYSACDVMVHPSMREAFGQTASESLSCGTPVVAFGHSGLLDVIEHKENGYLAQPFDTSDLAKGIDWALNAENYDDLCKNAREKVLREFNYGVVAKKYIELYKEVLKE
- a CDS encoding ATP-binding protein; protein product: MFENSQNLLNQIKLGEDATLEFKCLEFSGASVCAPHRNSMSDELAAMANTKGGVFIILIDDKTRRIIGIPTEKLDIAEEWLRNIANDLINPPLARLPVNVELVDGKRGFIMDKRGDGVPIIYSESVRVSGRKPIYELIDDTELKLTVFAGKPNV
- a CDS encoding glycosyltransferase, with product MERLDLLKIIRNRLQKMLNLILPRTIDSHITFFKKENLCENKKNMTISIVTPCYNSGKYLEETILSVLQQNYPNLEYIIIDGGSTDNSLDIIKKYQDKLTYWVSEKDNGMYDAIQKGFEKSTGEIMAWINADDMYHKNSFYIVSEIFSKYQNVDWLVGAMVTFDECSRGVGVTRSKKFTKYDFLSGDFKWIQQESCFFRRCLWKKAGGYVDCSLRYAGDFELWLRFFRHGRLYVVDALLGGFRMRTSNQLSLEGMLKYLEEATNAIKKERGRRIVIFKIARYKIIFGILSTLSKLFMKIAEKYRQLEFNTSENIVFNRNTQTFEIK